GCCAATGTCCTGAAGAGTCTAGTGTTAAAGAGAGGAGAAAGTGGTCTGTGAAGGAGGATATAATCCTCATAGGTGCTTGGCTCAACACCAGCAAAGATTCAATAGTTAGTAATGAACAAAAAGCTGGTGCCTTCTGGAAGAGGATTGTCGAGTACTACAACTCCAGTCCTCTCCTGGTTGGGACAGTGCCAAGAGAACTAGGTCAATGCAAGCAAAGATGGGCTAGGATCAATGATTTGGTCTGTAAGTTTGTTGGATGCTACGACATGGCACTGAGGGAGCAGAGAAGCGGGCAAAATGAGGACGATGTGATGAAGCAAGCGTTGGATATCTTCTACAGTGACCAGAACATGAAGTTCAACTTGGAACATGCCTGGCGGGAGCTTAGGCACGATGTTAAATGGTGCTCAACGTATCTGGAGAAGGACAAGGACAAGCGGAAACCAGTGGATTCTCCAGTTCCAGAGCCAAAAGAGAGACCAATAGGGGTTAAAGCTGCTAAGGCTGCGGGGAAGAGGCATAAAAcgggaaaagaagaagaattggcGAAGCTACAAGGACTGTTGGAgatgaaaaaacaaatctccAAGCAAAGTTTGCTAGAAAGTTTACTTGCAAAGCCCGAGCCTCTCTCTGAGATGGAATTAGCTCTCAAAATGAAACTTTTGTCTGAAATGTTGTCATGATTGATGGTTTGTTAGCTTTAGTGATGTTTGCATTAGAAGTTTGGAACTAGTGTTTACTTTACTAACTCATCTCCTATTCTCTGTTTCAGGTAAAGCTGAAGACCATGTACCAGATGAAGACAAAAGATGGTGTCTCTTCCTTGTTCATTCACGGGTTCTTAGTTTATGTGTTGCTTTGTATCTGAACCAAGTCACGGGTTATGTGTTTCTGTCTTGCTTTCCTATTTTCATGTGCACCAAGTCACGGGTGTCTGTTTCGTTGTTTCTTTGTATTTCCAAGTTGCCTTTATAAGTCAGTTTGTAGTGTCTCTTCTTGTACTCACGCTTTTTCTAAATCTTGTTAAGAAAACCAGTTCTTCTGCTTGTTCTCTTCTTGTTCTCAGAACAGTTAGATCATTATCTTATTTTCCTTAATCCAAGACTCTCTGTAACTCATTATTCTGTCAACAAATATCCTCTTTCTATAATTGGTTCAGGTTAGAAATTATAATCCTCCTTCTTTTATCTGTTTGTAATGATAAGAAATAGAATCACCATCTTCACTTCGATAGTAATTACGCATTTTTTGAAATGTTGTTTGAAATGTTTAAGATCAGTTTTATTATGATAACTAGGATTGTTAATCATAAATAATTTTCGTTAGTGGACTTATTTAATTTCTTAATATAACAGTTTTATTATGCGtataatatatacacaaatagATGGCAGATGAAGTCGATCGAAGATTAAATGCGGCTTTGGATGAGGCTATCGATGAATATTTTGAAGATAGCTACAATAACATTGTGGAGAACCAAACAAAGAAACAGAACAAACGTGCATACGTCGAACGAAACCGCGAGGAGGGCCGTAACCGTCTATGGAAAGACTACTTCTGTGATGATCCGACATTTCCGGCTCATTTATTCAGACGGCGTTTCCGCATGAACAAGAAAGTATTCATGCGTATTGTCGATCGCCTATCTGAAAATATTCCATTCTTTCAACAAAAAAGGGATGCTATCGGAAGGTTAGGTCTATCTCCGCTACAAAAGTGTACGGCATCTCTTCGTATGCTTGCTTATGGTTGTGCGGCTGACGCtgttgacgaatatctccgacttggtgaaagCACAACACTTTCGTGTTTAAGCAATTTCACTGAAGGCGTAATACAGTGGTTTGGAGCTGAGTATCTACGAAGACCCACCCCAGAcgatcttcaacgactactcgatattggagagatacGCGGTTTTCctgggatgataggaagcatcgactatatgcattgggagtggaaaaattgcccaaccgcttggaaaggacaatATACACGGGGATCAGGAAAGCCTACCATTGTCTTGGAGGCtgtagcttcacaagatctttggatgagGCACACTTTTTTTGGTCCCCCAGGTactttaaacgatattaacgtcctcgatcggtctcctgtttttgatgacattttacaaggtcgagctccaAGGGTACAGTACGTGGTCAACGGACACCAGTATGATTTGGCGTACTACCTCACCGACGGCATATATCCgaaatggtcaacatttatccaatcaatCTCACTccctcaaggtcctaaagccgAGTTATTTGCTAAAGTTCAAGAAGCAACCAGAAAAGATGTGGAacgtgcttttggagtattgcaagctcgatttgcaaTAGTGAAAAACCTGGCTATTTTGTGGGACAAGAGACAAATAGGGATGGTTATGCGAACTTGTATCATactgcacaatatgatagtagaaaatGAACGGGATGGCTATACTCAGTTTGATACATCTGCGTTTGAAGAAGGAGACTCGAGTAGGAGTTCACAGGTGGATATGTCATATTCTACCGATATGCCTTCAAATCTCGGTAATATGCTTGGCGTACGGAATCATGTTCATGATAGGCGTATACATgaacaattaaaaaatgatttgattgacaatatttggaacaaatttggtaatgatgaagatgtttaattttgtatgtttacatttattcatttaataaatgacaatttattatttaaatgttttacaaaattattaatttatgatttctaagattcaattaaaaaaaataaattctaaGAACTCCAAAGTGGATAACACCATTGGACTCACAATTATGATTagagtccttaactattcaaaaaaaaaaattattttttaattactaaGGACTCCAATGGTGGGTAACGCCATTGGAGTTGCTCTTAGACCATGGCAAAGTTTCTAGGAGAATGCCTAACACAATGGTGGatgcagaaaatatttttatttggggaatatatattaaaccaaaatataatattaaataaaaaatattttaaattataataatcttacaaatattacaaatactaggttaagatccgcatcttatatgatatgaatattatatataaaaattattttatgtattatatattttttacatattatgaaatagtaaatatatacattttgtttctgtttattATGAGACATCATGATTATGTGGAAAGATCGTCCTGAGTTCTAACTCGGAAATATAATTGTGTATGCTTTCTCTTTTATTTACCATACATTGTATGCTGTTAATGTTGTTCACTAGGCGTTATACCTCTTTTAAAGTTTCATTCTTGTTGCAAGACTTGTGGTCATTCGATTTTGTGTTATTTCCTTAGACTAGGGATCAATACGGGTTTGTTTGCTATTTGTATTCTagatatcaatactattaaaacagaagcaaTTCTACTTACAAATAGTCTAGATTGAaccattatatttaattatcttttttattatttctacttatatctaatttaattattattaaatatacatcATGCCTAGAATTAAGGAACTAACtaactaatttattattttttgaaactaatgaattcaatttatattaatactaatttaaaataactaatcaatcatattttatttattaacataataaataatgatatatacctaacaatttgtatatatataattgtacaTTAAtccaaataaaagaaataaattctTCAAAACTCTcaccaaatatataaaatataaatcttatataatccaaataaaagaaataaaattttcaaaactctcaccaaatatataaaaatataaattttggagttaaagtattaaaattaaatgtacatatatataaatataaatataaatataaattaatatatatatatatatattaatagttagttactattaatatttaatatatgatggaaaatgttattattgatatttttatgagtATAGTTTTTACAGGTTATTCGAACAtacacttaatatatttatcaaatataaacaAACTCAACAAACATATTAACACAATTAGATcataaaacattacattaaaaacaaaattaaattaaataaataaacaattatattCTTTTGGAAACATAAATCACTAAATTGTAATAAAAGTATATGAATTGTTGATGCTCAAATTCATTCCTCTCTTTTTAGTATGCATCACATCCTCTCAAATATTGAATCATTACGCTTAtaataaattgaaaaattaatttggCTAAAAATTTGTATTACCATActgatttgatttaaaaaaataaatattcgtaAGAAAATTATGTTCGCATATGCGGGCACAACACCTAGTTAATAATATATCCACTATCCATCTaaacattaataaatatatattagaatactaaaaatataaacatttaagtGAAATTGGATTACATATCATGCATGTCACCTATTGGTTCAACCGGTAGCCGGGTTCCGGTTTTAGCAGGGTTTTTTGTGTgggttttatagaatttttaaataacaagtttttcttgaaaaccaaaccggaataCATATTGAGACCCGGGTTTGCAGGTTTAACCGTGGATCCAGGTCAGATTTCAAAACACTGAATATAGTGTTTCGTTCATAACATTTAAATGTAgatacaaatttaaatcaaataaatttaatctatttaatcaaataaatcaaataaaacagaagttacaactttgattcatgtgtgatttttttaaaaatagacctaatggacatatttctagaaagtcatgttacatttaatctctaatcttatcatttaaattttgggcctaccagaaatttttattggactatcaataattgcatttaaagaatagatgatccattggatttatagatagtataaattaaatagatataatttaatgttgtactactatacctccatatgttaaatatttgtcgatgttaacttttaaaattataaagattctttttaaaataaaaaatcatattatctaacaatgattaatatttactaccttaaaccaatgaaaacaaattttaaactatatagtttattttaaaaatttaacaaaaactaaatgtttaattatttactcgatgatataaatatataaagcgaaaagtttaattttttaaaatacattctaaatttgtgaaatgctACAATATCtctgaatatgacaataaaacaatattttactaatctttatatatataattacgaatttaataataaaataataatccgaaaatatatatatagaagaagatacaaatacatgtgaaaatttaaaacaatctattcaatgaaaaaaatataccgtaaatttattatgttttaaaaattgatatacatatatattataatatatacactttaaaattgaaaacataatatttatatataaataaaattctgaGCGTTGGTTGAtggaaatttttttctttcagtgAAGCGGCATTGTCTAACCCTCTGGAGACGAAGAATAAATGAAATGTTGACAGAAAGACCAGAGAAATGAGATATGACATAAAGTTGCCTTTAATGTTACCCACTTCTTTTTGCTGTTAAATTTACCATATTATTCATGTTTCTTCTCTAGTTGCCAACCAAAATATAGCTAACAAAAAGTAAGTCCAAACTAAAATATAGACAATTTTTTTCCACaaccaaatttattaatttcaaaacAGAATCATAAAAAGTATAATGAGCTATACAAAAAGACATTGTGtcattttattgtttttctctAATTTAGTATGTGATTTTGAAAATTGGaccatcaaaatataaaatcttcAAAATTAAGACCCTAAAGTAAGAAAGAAATTTTAATATAGGAGATGTAACCTGTGCATATGCACTTGATGCACACCCTCAATTTGCTGTAGCATTTTGGCAATGAACGAACGATATTATCCTTAGTAAATTACAACGTTGATGTTTAAATAGATTCGGTAGAATTGTATAGGCCACTTTATAGACTTAGACCATCGCTATCGGCAAAGTTTCTAGGAGAATGCCTAACACAATGGTGGATgcagaaatatttttatttggggaatatatatattaaaccaaaatataatattaaataaaaaatctcttaaattataatagtcttacgaatattacaaatactaGGTTAAGACTTGCATCTTGTGTGgtatgaatattatatataaaaactattttatacatattaaaaattcagtaactattatgaaatattatgaaataatattatgaaataataaatatatattgaatattaaaaagtcagtaataattattttaatcggtgcaaacatataaataaattacattaatcaaacaatattttttctatttgatacggtatataattaaatgtaaatgatattcacatatatatatagtatattttaatattaatatctctTAAATGATCTTTTCCACTCATATGgttatttttgatcatttgtatcttttatagcaaaaactttaaattactgaaaacaaaatattcatcgtgggattaatagttttagtaatttataattttaaaaaaataatttcaaatattttatcaaggaaaaaatgttcaaagtaaattttaaaattaaaatatttctgtattttatatcgtaaatattttactttacgatatatatatcttttaatcttaattactaattaaatgagactttttacttacatgattttgtaatcatttgtatattttcataataaaaataaaccatggatcacaaaatttgaatgcgagacttttaacaattttagtaatttatagtcgttttcaaaaattcaaaatataacatatacagaaaaatctaaatttttattacatggttaatgtggttgtttaatttattttaatcgtttaaaataaaacaaaaatgatagaagtatcattaatttttatcaaaatctttattattccaaatcattaattaccatatatattttagtcacattagacaattctgtaatttttatttaaaaaaataataaggaacattaataataaatttatggttagcttaataaaaatcttattatatatttagataatgACAAGtgagtacaaaaaaaaatgttgtaatacttctcaattaatatataagggatactCCACGTTCAGCcatggtttgaaattttttcatcACCGTTTCATTTGTAACCGATGCAAACAAATCCTTTTCAATAAAGCAAACAAGACAGTCACTTAAAAATTGATCTCCATTTCGGTTGCGCGAAGCTGTCTTCACAAGCTTCATTGCAGAAAAACATCTCTCCAGAGTTGTTGTAGCAAATAGTAAAGTTAGTGCTAACTTCAAAAGTCTGTACACTAGAGGATGTGCAAGATGTTTCTGTGTTTCAACCATCGAACGAGAAAGATCTCCAAGACTCTCCAAGTTATTAAATCGGCCATCCTCTCTTATATTATCAATGTAAATGTTAAGTTGCCATCCAACCTTACTTACCGTTTTGTTCTTGTTTGCTGTGTATCTTATAAGTTCCAGAAAAATCCCTTTACTAACAGCATCTTCTCACTCATCATGAGCACGAAAAGGTATTCCCTGTCGCAGCATATATATAGAAGCATCAACTGAAGTATTCAAACGAAGACGATATTCGTTTTTCACCACATCATCATGCTTATAAGAAggttgggcaatggaatgtttTTGATTCTTCAAAGAATCACACATCTTAAAAGCAATATTGTGAAAGCTATTCATACCACCCACATGAGAAGCAAATCTCTCAGATTTATTCCAACTAGAAAACCTTGTGTCACAAACGTATCATTCCACCTTGCTTATGTATGTCATCTCGAAACAAGTAACAACACAAACAATAAGCTCTATTTGTCGATATGCTATACTCAAGCCAATTACCATACTGATCAAAACAAGCAGAACTAAACCGTCTCAAAGAATTTGCGATCATCTTTTTCGGAAAATTATGACCATATGGTTTTCAAGGACCTCTAGCTAGATACTTGCGCCTTACCTAGTCTCTTGGATTTGAATCATaagctatgttttttttttctccttttagCAGGATCCCATGGTAAATCATCCAAATTTTCTTTAGGTGTTGATATGAAggatcttttaaaaaaacttttccaTTGATTTGTCTGGCAAAAAAAGTGTTATGTTATTAGTTTATATCAaacttagaaaaaaaagaaaaacaaatacttTAAAAGTTGACTAGATTCATGACTCACCAAGTGATGGATATAAGTGAATCTTGTTTGTTTGACAAAGAAAAGTGAAAGTTAAAAGACAAAGAAGCTCGTGACGTGAGAGAGATGAGGTAATTATCTTTATTTAACTGCTAATTGTCTAACTTTATGTTGTTCCCTTTGTTGTAGGTTATTGATGAAGTTTTGGAGGACCACCTTCATATCCAGACCTCGTGAGGAAGACTCACACCCGTAAAGATAGGACCTTCATGAACGAACAAGCAGAGGCACTGGTTCTGGAGGTTGAACAAGCGGTTGAAGAGATGCTACAAGACGGATCTCTAATTGGGGATAGCCAAACTGCCTCAACTACTGCCACAACCACTTCAAAGAGcgctgataccactcaaattaccctaaggagtgatttatactctctcaaataagatgtcgagttgtagtacttagggatcgaattcacagg
The window above is part of the Brassica napus cultivar Da-Ae chromosome C3, Da-Ae, whole genome shotgun sequence genome. Proteins encoded here:
- the LOC106424532 gene encoding glutathione S-transferase T3-like produces the protein MARSPSFVNLLASQGSVDLDSLETPFFSSQCPEESSVKERRKWSVKEDIILIGAWLNTSKDSIVSNEQKAGAFWKRIVEYYNSSPLLVGTVPRELGQCKQRWARINDLVCKFVGCYDMALREQRSGQNEDDVMKQALDIFYSDQNMKFNLEHAWRELRHDVKWCSTYLEKDKDKRKPVDSPVPEPKERPIGVKAAKAAGKRHKTGKEEELAKLQGLLEMKKQISKQSLLESLLAKPEPLSEMELALKMKLLSEMLS
- the LOC125582950 gene encoding uncharacterized protein LOC125582950; protein product: MADEVDRRLNAALDEAIDEYFEDSYNNIVENQTKKQNKRAYVERNREEGRNRLWKDYFCDDPTFPAHLFRRRFRMNKKVFMRIVDRLSENIPFFQQKRDAIGRLGLSPLQKCTASLRMLAYGCAADAVDEYLRLGESTTLSCLSNFTEGVIQWFGAEYLRRPTPDDLQRLLDIGEIRGRAPRVQYVVNGHQYDLAYYLTDGIYPKWSTFIQSISLPQGPKAELFAKVQEATRKDVERAFGVLQARFAIVKNLAILWDKRQIGMVMRTCIILHNMIVENERDGYTQFDTSAFEEGDSSRSSQVDMSYSTDMPSNLGNMLGVIDEVLEDHLHIQTS